The Trichoplusia ni isolate ovarian cell line Hi5 chromosome 10, tn1, whole genome shotgun sequence genome window below encodes:
- the LOC113498109 gene encoding U3 small nucleolar ribonucleoprotein protein MPP10 has translation MACPKLDNIIEKFNNFTEKPVKFLAVQSDLKDDIKTLVKSIYDFTKTQENVKSKEKKAALPELIVQDFDEEQIWQEIELQNSECWDQLVWEVANCMSDKNKLAFPIAANESEDNENAEEDDIEDPMEEDDDSEMEDEDEENDDTKELPKNKKPLLPKSKVKPSIVDDQFFKLGEMEKFLINEEKKGPKVNSDDSDEESIDMFEDMDDDDDSQEEDPMYSDFFSQEGDENDDNINNENKENDDFQENGDDDESDQSEQEVPQQKNKKKVRFALDHESSDDDESVDSEVPAITTKQTNEKKSDFEHRQERLKDQIQKLEERTLGEAPWQLKGEVDATKRPQNSLLEEVVDFDLTSRPPPIITEQTTVSLEDIIRRRIKDKAWDDVVKKEKPVDDQLSFRKTEVLDHAKSKLSLAQVYEAEYLKQKQGQSGEVEEEKEPEAHKEIRDSMNKLFAKLDALCHYHYTPRAPQAEVKIVSNTPAISMEEVAPVATSDATLLAPEEVKKKRRGDLMSKEERTQTDKNRERRKKKKFQRAKGKDTKVTEHRNTQKGAETDDKSLKTSKAFFQQLNDDSRSLIKNKRNVKNKGQ, from the coding sequence ATGGCGTGCCCAAAACTggataatataatagaaaaattcaataatttcaCAGAGAAACCAGTGAAATTTCTCGCAGTGCAAAGTGACCTCAAAGACGATATTAAAACTTTGGTTAAATCTATTTATGACTTTACCAAAACACaagaaaatgttaaatctaAAGAGAAGAAAGCTGCTCTACCCGAGCTGATTGTCCAAGACTTTGATGAAGAACAGATTTGGCAGGAAATTGAACTTCAAAATTCAGAATGTTGGGATCAATTAGTATGGGAAGTTGCTAATTGTATGTCTGACAAAAATAAGTTAGCGTTCCCCATAGCTGCAAATGAATCTGAGGATAATGAGAATGCTGAAGAAGATGATATAGAAGACCCCATGGAAGAGGATGACGACTCAGAAATGGAAGATGAGGATGAAGAAAATGACGATACTAAAGAATTACCTAAGAATAAGAAACCTTTGCTACCAAAATCCAAAGTTAAACCTTCAATAGTAGATGACCAATTCTTTAAACTTGGAGAGATGGAGAAATTCTTGATAAATGAAGAAAAGAAAGGTCCGAAAGTAAATTCTGATGACAGTGATGAGGAATCCATAGATATGTTTGAAGACatggatgatgatgacgacTCACAAGAAGAAGATCCAATGTATTCAGACTTTTTTTCTCAAGAAGGTGATGAGAATGATGATAATATCAATAACGAAAACAAAGAGAATGATGACTTTCAAGAaaatggtgatgatgatgaaagtgATCAGTCAGAGCAAGAGGTGCCTCAGCAAAAGAACAAGAAAAAAGTTAGGTTTGCATTGGATCACGAGTCTTCGGATGATGATGAGTCAGTTGATAGTGAAGTACCTGCCATCACTACCAAACAGACAAATGAAAAGAAATCTGATTTCGAACACAGACAAGAAAGATTAAAAGACCAAATACAGAAGTTAGAAGAACGGACCTTAGGGGAAGCCCCATGGCAATTGAAAGGAGAGGTTGATGCTACAAAACGTCCGCAAAACTCATTACTTGAAGAAGTAGTAGATTTTGACCTCACCAGCCGTCCTCCGCCCATTATAACAGAACAGACTACGGTCTCACTAGAAGATATTATTAGACGCAGAATTAAAGACAAAGCATGGGATGAtgttgttaaaaaagaaaagcctGTTGATGACCAACTATCGTTCCGTAAAACAGAAGTATTAGATCATGCTAAGAGCAAGCTGAGTCTAGCTCAGGTTTACGAAGCTGAGTATTTAAAGCAGAAACAAGGGCAATCTGGAGAAGTTGAAGAAGAAAAGGAACCGGAAGCTCACAAGGAGATCCGTGACTCAATGAATAAGTTATTTGCTAAACTAGATGCTTTATGCCACTACCATTATACTCCAAGGGCGCCGCAAGCAGAAGTCAAGATAGTCAGCAACACACCAGCAATCTCCATGGAAGAAGTGGCTCCGGTCGCTACAAGCGATGCCACATTACTAGCCCCAGAGGAAGTCAAGAAGAAGCGCAGAGGAGATCTGATGAGTAAAGAAGAAAGAACACAAACAGACAAGAACAGAGAAAGAAGGAAAAAGAAGAAGTTCCAAAGAGCTAAAGGCAAAGATACCAAGGTTACGGAACACAGGAATACGCAGAAGGGTGCGGAGACAGATGATAAGTCATTGAAGACTTCAAAGGCATTCTTCCAGCAGTTGAATGATGATTCTAGAAGTTTAATTAAGAATAAGCGTAATGTTAAGAATAAaggacaataa